One window of the Salvia miltiorrhiza cultivar Shanhuang (shh) chromosome 6, IMPLAD_Smil_shh, whole genome shotgun sequence genome contains the following:
- the LOC130990648 gene encoding uncharacterized protein LOC130990648: protein MAEESRDEEGTIVRTAPVPNPSAQDDKLDKLCNMFEKFMKNQGTSNQGTPNIRKPPGGNNGGQHQKPFEPYRQQYNNQGWRQHENFRYGNNNFLGPNQGQTSNPPQYSQQPQQARGSSLSELVHQMAQQQVKFQQETKKFIMETRGGMRNVNAQLSHLAQAVARLESKQGELSSQVEVKKVNAMTLRGGKKLPEVVGKKNQEEPEVSEEVGMGSADEEELAQEREIKKKATGKGKEKLSQTEPIIPFPGRMAKEQEKEELTELVKIFKKVEVNMPLLVALRSMPRCAKFLKELCTRKVKYTDDTKFEVGESVSAVLQRDMPIKCGDPGMFYIPYVIGTMKVEKAMLDLGASINVMPLSMYQDLEIGPLKPTRVVIQLANRSNVYPEEILEDVLVKVDELIFPADFNILDMGKSKARNPVMLLGRPFLKTARTRIDCDTGKLTCQFEGETVTFDIYNAMKHPVDTEMVKSIDIIDRVVEEVLPRKAFREPFDVIIQNGITEEDIQEEPLQEAVKMLNAWSEGVNHTEALNIPTLKEEDRLVSSIYRAPKLELKSLPKHLKYIFLGDNDTLPVIINSELTPEEQNKVKKTLGKYKEAIGWTLADIKGISPTVCMHRILLEEDVIPVRDPQRKLDPAMKEVVMKEILKLLDLGIIYPVSDSRWVSPVHVVLKKSGIQVVKNNLISAPIIQPPDWGMPFEVMCDASGYAIGAVLGQKRGKESHVIYYASKTLNGAQINYSTTENEMLAVVFAFEKFRSYLLGGKTTVYTDHVALKYLLAKKESKPRLIRWVLLLQEFDVEIKDKAGAQNQVADHLSRIVRKEEGEPIKEMFPDEQLFYSQGRKEDPWYADLCNYICSGYVPFGYTYAQKKKLAKESREYI, encoded by the exons ATGGCTGAGGAATCAAGGGATGAGGAAGGAACTATAGTCAGAACTGCTCCGGTACCAAACCCTTCTGCCCAAGATGATAAGTTAGATAAGTTATGCAACATGTTCGAGAAATTCATGAAGAACCAAGGAACATCCAACCAAGGGACCCCCAACATCCGGAAACCT CCAGGAGGAAATAATGGGGGACAACATCAAAAACCCTTCGAACCTTACAGGCAGCAGTATAACAATCAAGGGTGGAGACAACACGAAAACTTCAGGTACGGCAATAACAACTTTTTGGGGCCAAACCAAGGACAAACGAGCAATCCACCACAATActcgcaacaacctcaacaggcaagaGGGTCCTCCCTGTCAGAACTTGTGCACCAAATGGCGCAACAACAAGTGAAATTCCAGCAAGAGACCAAAAAATTCATAATGGAGACAAGAGGAGGGATGCGGAATGTGAATGCCCAACTGTCACATCTTGCCCAAGCGGTAGCTCGACTTGAAAGCAAACAAGGGGAACTTTCTTCCCAAGTGGAGGTAAAGAAAGTGAATGCTATGACACTTAGAGGTGGAAAGAAACTACCCGAGGTTGTTGGAAAGAAAAATCAAGAGGAACCAGAGGTTAGTGAGGAGGTTGGAATGGGATCGGCAGACGAGGAAGAACTTGCCCAAgaaagagaaatcaagaagaagGCAACAGGAAAAGGCAAAGAGAAATTGAGCCAGACTGAGCCCATAATCCCCTTCCCAGGCAGAATGGCCAAGGAACAAGAAAAGGAAGAGCTAACCGAATTGGTGAAAATCTTCAAAAAGGTGGAAGTTAATATGCCCCTTCTGGTCGCACTACGTTCTATGCCCAGATGTGCGAAATTTCTCAAGGAGCTCTGCACTCGAAAAGTCAAATATACTGACGATACCAAGTTTGAAGTGGGCGAATCAGTATCAGCGGTCCTACAAAGAGATATGCCCATAAAGTGTGGGGATCCTGGAATGTTCTACATCCCTTATGTAATAGGAACCATGAAGGTGGAGAAGGCAATGCTTGACCTAGGGGCATCCATCAACGTTATGCCTCTATCCATGTACCAGGACCTGGAGATAGGACCACTGAAGCCTACTCGAGTGGTGATTCAACTGGCAAACAGGTCAAACGTATACCCAGAGGAAATATTGGAAGATGTATTGGTCAAAGTGGATGAACTCATTTTTCCAGCGGACTTCAACATCCTTGACATGGGGAAGTCAAAAGCACGCAATCCAGTTATGCTTTTGGGGAGACCTTTTCTAAAGACTGCAAGGACACGCATcgattgtgatacgggcaaACTGACATGTCAGTTCGAGGGAGAGACAGTGACATTCGACATATATAACGCCATGAAGCACCCAGTTGACACAGAGATGGTAAAAAGTATCGACATAATTGATAGAGTTGTTGAGGAGGTTTTGCCCAGAAAGGCATTCAGGGAACCGTTTGATGTGATAATCCAGAATGGCATCACCGAGGAAGATATTCAAGAGGAACCACTACAAGAGGCGGTGAAGATGCTAAATGCTTGGAGCGAAGGAGTCAACCATACGGAGGCTCTAAACATCCCTACCCTGAAGGAGGAAGACCGATTGGTATCCTCAATCTATAGAGCCCCCAAGCTCGAACTGAAATCTCTGCCCAAACATCTCAAGTACATCTTTTTAGGAGATAATGACACTTTGCCCGTAATCATTAACTCAGAGTTGACACCCGAAGAACAAAACAAGGTCAAGAAAACCCTGGGTAAGTACAAGGAAGCTATTGGATGGACCCTTGCCGATATCAAGGGCATAAGCCCTACCGTATGTATGCACCGCATATTGCTAGAAGAAGATGTAATTCCAGTCCGAGACCCCCAGAGGAAACTAGATCCAGCCATGAAGGAAGTTGTGATGAAGGAGATACTCAAGCTActggatttgggcataatatacccCGTGTCCGATAGTAGGTGGGTGAGTCCAGTGCACGTTGTGCTCAAGAAGTCTGGCATACAAGTGGTGAAGAATAATCTGATTTCTGCACCCATAATACAACCTCCAGATTGGGGGATGCCTTTTGAGGTGATGTGCGACGCCAGTGGATATGCCATAGGGGCAGTTCTTGGGCAAAAACGGGGAAAGGAAAGCCATGTCATCTACTATGCCTCAAAGACCCTGAATGGAGCTCAAATCAATTATTCCACAACAGAAAATGAGATGTTGGCAGTAGTGTTCGCTTTCGAGAAATTCAGGTCCTACTTGCTTGGGGGAAAGACCACAGTCTACACCGATCATGTGGCCTTGAAGTACCTTTTGGCCAAAAAGGAGTCTAAGCCCAGGTTGATCCGATGGGTTCTACTTTTACAAGAATTCGACGTGGAGATTAAGGACAAGGCTGGAGCACAAAATCAAGTGGCCGATCATTTAAGCAGGATTGTGAGGAAAGAAGAGGGGGAACCAATCAAGGAGATGTTCCCTGACGAGCAGTTGTTCTATTCTCAAGGAAGAAAGGAAGACCCTTGGTATGCAGACTTGTGCAATTACATATGTTCTGGATATGTGCCCTTCGGGTACACTTATgcccagaagaagaaattagCTAAGGAGAGCAGAGAGTACATTTAG